A genomic window from Nitrospirota bacterium includes:
- the atpG gene encoding ATP synthase F1 subunit gamma has protein sequence MLTIRQIRRKIVAAQKTKQITRTMQMVAASRVKRAEARLQQAKPYANKLEELLLRLSSTGQFSHPFFETRDVKNIALVIITGDRGLCGSYNANIIMKAESFLRSQDKNVKLFLIGKKGYDYFRKRNWEILDKVTNISGKLDFKRVEDITNQLIGYYLSGTVDEIHLLYTSFRSLMSYKATIDKFLKIENPGIKDSNKSVQYIFEPDVNGIFEKLLPKYVTTKIYISLAQSFTSENASRMMAMKLATDNANEMIDKLTLMRNKARQAAITKEITEIVTSAEALK, from the coding sequence ATGCTCACTATACGACAAATAAGAAGAAAGATAGTAGCTGCCCAGAAGACCAAGCAGATAACCCGCACCATGCAGATGGTTGCAGCATCAAGGGTCAAGAGGGCTGAAGCGCGGCTTCAGCAGGCAAAACCGTATGCAAACAAGCTTGAAGAGCTTCTTCTGAGGCTGTCGTCAACAGGTCAGTTCAGCCATCCCTTCTTTGAAACCAGGGATGTAAAGAATATTGCTCTGGTAATCATTACAGGAGACAGGGGCCTCTGCGGCTCATACAACGCAAATATAATCATGAAGGCAGAGTCCTTCCTTCGAAGTCAGGACAAGAATGTCAAGCTTTTCCTTATCGGTAAAAAAGGTTATGACTACTTCAGGAAGAGGAATTGGGAAATACTTGACAAGGTTACAAACATCAGCGGCAAACTGGATTTTAAGAGGGTTGAAGATATTACCAATCAGCTAATCGGTTATTATCTCTCAGGCACAGTTGATGAAATTCATCTGCTATATACCTCTTTCCGTTCATTAATGTCATACAAAGCGACTATTGATAAATTTCTTAAGATTGAAAACCCCGGCATTAAAGACAGCAACAAGTCAGTTCAGTATATATTTGAGCCTGATGTCAACGGGATATTTGAAAAGCTGCTGCCCAAATATGTTACCACCAAGATTTATATATCACTGGCGCAGTCATTTACATCTGAAAACGCTTCAAGGATGATGGCAATGAAACTTGCCACTGATAATGCCAATGAGATGATTGACAAGCTGACGTTGATGCGTAACAAGGCGCGTCAGGCGGCGATCACTAAAGAGATAACAGAGATAGTAACAAGCGCAGAAGCTCTGAAATAA
- the atpH gene encoding ATP synthase F1 subunit delta, translated as MKKGIISERYASALLNIAKKRGAIEQVFDNLVFVKQMLSQNAPLKIFLESPHITQEDKMAFIKKAFGESLSDTAMTFLMLLVKKYRLKFLREIIDEYERLYDIEKSVQKTDVITAYPIDDVAAGKLRTAIERAMNKSVKMCFIVDPRILGGVIIRTPNLIIDGSIRRKLTDISYSLASLKV; from the coding sequence GTGAAAAAAGGGATCATCTCCGAGAGATATGCCAGCGCACTCCTCAATATTGCAAAAAAAAGGGGAGCAATTGAGCAGGTCTTCGACAATCTGGTATTTGTAAAACAGATGCTTTCTCAGAATGCCCCTTTAAAAATCTTCCTCGAAAGTCCTCACATTACACAGGAAGACAAGATGGCCTTCATTAAGAAGGCCTTTGGTGAGTCTCTCTCTGATACAGCCATGACATTTCTCATGTTGCTTGTAAAAAAGTACCGTCTGAAATTCCTCAGAGAGATTATAGATGAGTATGAGAGATTGTATGATATAGAGAAATCTGTGCAGAAGACAGATGTCATTACTGCATATCCTATAGATGATGTTGCTGCAGGAAAGCTGCGCACTGCAATTGAACGTGCAATGAACAAATCCGTCAAGATGTGTTTCATTGTGGACCCCAGGATACTTGGGGGGGTAATTATCAGGACACCGAATCTCATTATAGACGGCAGCATACGGCGGAAACTTACGGATATTAGTTATTCGCTGGCCTCACTGAAGGTTTAG
- the atpF gene encoding F0F1 ATP synthase subunit B, with product MNLEIQQILTQAIGFLVLLFILKKIAWKPLLSLLDERREKISSEFSTIERTKSELSRLEQDYKARLSEIDAQARQKIQEAISEGQRISMELQEKAREESKDILNKAKENIDLEIAKARVELRNQVATLAIKAAEKVIKEEMTEERQKRLVTEFIDEAGQLR from the coding sequence TTGAATCTTGAAATACAACAGATACTGACTCAGGCAATCGGTTTTCTCGTACTCCTGTTCATCCTGAAGAAGATAGCCTGGAAGCCTCTGCTCTCCCTCCTCGATGAAAGGAGGGAGAAGATATCATCTGAGTTCAGCACCATCGAGCGTACAAAGTCAGAACTCTCGAGGCTTGAACAGGATTATAAGGCGAGACTCTCAGAGATTGACGCGCAGGCCAGACAGAAGATTCAGGAGGCAATATCCGAAGGCCAGAGGATATCTATGGAACTTCAGGAAAAGGCAAGGGAAGAGTCCAAGGACATCCTTAACAAGGCAAAGGAAAATATAGATCTGGAGATTGCAAAGGCCCGTGTGGAGCTCAGAAATCAGGTCGCTACGCTGGCAATAAAGGCTGCTGAAAAGGTTATCAAAGAGGAAATGACGGAAGAACGTCAAAAGAGGCTCGTAACAGAGTTCATAGATGAGGCAGGTCAGTTAAGGTGA
- a CDS encoding F0F1 ATP synthase subunit alpha — translation MALRPEEVSSIIQMELEKFQTELHMESVGTVLQVGDGIARIYGLEDAMAGELVEFPGGVMGMLFNLEEDNVGAILFGEDEMIKEGDTVKRTGNIARVPVGDAMIGRVVDALGKPIDDKGPIVTSKFRSIEGKAPNVVQRQPVKEPVQTGLKAIDGMIPIGRGQRELIIGDRQTGKTAVLLDTIINQKGTGVICIYVAVGQKASNVAGVVETLSKHGAMDYTIVVSATADNAASLQYIAPYTGCAIGEEFMYTGRHVVVMYDDLSKHAQAYRQLSLLLRRPPGREAYPGDVFYLHSRLLERAAKLRDDLGGGSLTALPVIETQAGDVSAYIPTNVISITDGQIYLEPDLFYAGVKPAINVGLSVSRVGGNAQTKAMKKVAGSLRLNLAQYRALAAFAQFSSDLDKATQDQLTRGERMVEILKQDQYVPLPLSKQVMIIYVGTKGFLDDIPAQDVRAFEAEFHSFMEKEYPDVAHEIEKTKVLSDDICKKIDSAVEKLKARWKK, via the coding sequence ATGGCATTAAGACCTGAAGAAGTAAGTTCAATAATTCAGATGGAGCTGGAAAAATTTCAGACGGAGCTCCATATGGAGAGCGTCGGGACAGTACTCCAGGTTGGTGACGGCATCGCAAGGATTTACGGGCTTGAGGATGCAATGGCCGGGGAACTCGTGGAATTCCCGGGCGGTGTAATGGGTATGCTCTTCAACCTTGAAGAAGACAACGTTGGTGCAATCCTGTTCGGCGAAGACGAGATGATTAAAGAGGGCGATACTGTTAAGAGAACAGGGAACATAGCCCGTGTGCCTGTTGGAGATGCAATGATAGGCCGTGTTGTTGATGCCCTCGGCAAACCAATAGATGACAAGGGCCCCATTGTTACCTCAAAATTCCGCTCGATTGAAGGAAAGGCGCCTAATGTCGTACAGAGGCAGCCTGTTAAAGAACCTGTCCAGACAGGGCTCAAGGCTATAGATGGCATGATACCAATTGGCAGGGGACAGAGAGAGCTTATCATCGGCGACAGACAGACAGGTAAGACCGCTGTTCTTCTTGACACCATAATCAATCAGAAAGGTACAGGGGTAATCTGCATCTATGTAGCTGTAGGACAGAAGGCATCAAATGTGGCAGGGGTGGTTGAAACCCTCTCCAAACACGGCGCTATGGATTATACCATAGTTGTTTCTGCAACTGCAGACAATGCGGCGTCCCTGCAGTATATAGCCCCTTATACAGGCTGCGCCATCGGCGAGGAGTTCATGTATACAGGCAGGCACGTGGTTGTCATGTACGATGATCTCTCAAAGCATGCCCAGGCATACCGCCAGTTGTCGCTCCTTCTAAGACGCCCTCCTGGAAGAGAGGCTTATCCCGGAGACGTATTTTATCTGCACTCAAGACTCCTCGAAAGGGCGGCAAAACTGAGGGACGACTTGGGCGGGGGATCACTGACAGCCCTTCCGGTCATTGAAACACAGGCAGGCGACGTGTCTGCATATATACCGACTAATGTTATCTCCATTACTGACGGCCAGATATACCTTGAACCAGACCTCTTCTATGCAGGCGTCAAACCTGCTATTAACGTAGGTCTCTCTGTCTCAAGGGTTGGTGGTAATGCCCAGACAAAGGCCATGAAGAAGGTCGCAGGAAGCCTGAGACTTAATCTTGCACAATACAGGGCGCTTGCAGCATTCGCCCAGTTCAGCTCTGACCTCGACAAGGCAACCCAGGACCAGTTGACCAGGGGTGAGAGGATGGTTGAAATACTCAAGCAGGATCAGTATGTCCCACTACCCCTTTCAAAACAGGTTATGATCATTTATGTAGGGACCAAAGGTTTCCTCGATGACATCCCGGCACAGGACGTACGTGCATTTGAAGCAGAATTTCATTCATTTATGGAAAAGGAATATCCTGACGTAGCCCATGAGATTGAAAAGACGAAGGTACTGTCAGATGATATTTGCAAGAAGATAGATTCCGCAGTGGAGAAGTTGAAGGCACGGTGGAAGAAGTAA